The Dethiosulfovibrio peptidovorans DSM 11002 genome has a window encoding:
- a CDS encoding PLP-dependent aminotransferase family protein, translated as MSTVWEDNYSYTARNVRPSPVREMLAVIKQPGMISFAGGMPAPEVFPVDKFYEGAHVLKDDGKNLLQYGTTEGYAPLKEFLASFTAERMGRTVATDEMLLTTGSQQALELFASALIDRGDFVVTENPSYLAALTTFYNHGAQFLGIPTDNEGMKVDLLPGVIEKARAEGKKVKFIYTIVNFHNPGGSTMSLERRKKLVEISQRYDIPIFEDDPYGYVRYEGDHLPSIFSFDDKGGTLYAGSFSKILAPGSRIGWVTGNKEIIRKMVVFKQAADLCSSPICQSLVYEYCRKGYLSEHLPVIIETYRPKRDKMEECLQKYLAPYGVSWVKPEGGFFFWLDMPGIDSRELFKKAVEKKVAFVVGTPFCVDEAAGIDKARLNFTFVQPDVIEDGISRLAEAIGEMKA; from the coding sequence TTGAGTACCGTTTGGGAGGACAACTACAGCTACACGGCGAGAAACGTTCGTCCCTCGCCGGTCAGGGAGATGCTGGCGGTCATAAAACAGCCGGGAATGATCTCCTTTGCCGGCGGCATGCCGGCACCGGAGGTTTTCCCGGTGGACAAATTCTACGAGGGAGCTCACGTCCTCAAGGACGACGGCAAAAATCTGCTTCAATATGGGACAACCGAGGGCTACGCCCCTCTGAAGGAATTCCTAGCGTCCTTCACCGCCGAGAGGATGGGAAGGACCGTAGCGACCGACGAGATGCTTCTCACCACCGGATCCCAACAGGCCCTGGAGCTATTCGCCTCCGCCCTCATAGACAGGGGAGACTTCGTGGTAACGGAGAACCCCTCCTACCTGGCCGCTCTGACCACCTTCTACAACCACGGAGCCCAGTTCCTGGGAATACCCACTGATAACGAGGGGATGAAGGTCGACCTGCTTCCGGGAGTCATCGAGAAGGCCCGGGCCGAGGGCAAAAAGGTGAAGTTCATATACACCATAGTGAACTTCCATAACCCAGGCGGATCGACCATGAGCCTCGAGAGACGCAAGAAGCTAGTCGAGATATCCCAGAGGTACGACATCCCCATATTCGAGGACGACCCCTACGGCTACGTCCGCTACGAGGGAGATCACCTCCCTTCCATATTCTCCTTCGACGACAAAGGAGGGACCCTTTACGCCGGATCTTTCTCCAAGATACTGGCTCCCGGATCCAGGATCGGATGGGTCACAGGCAACAAGGAGATCATCCGCAAGATGGTGGTGTTTAAACAGGCAGCCGACCTCTGTTCGAGCCCCATATGCCAGTCTCTGGTCTACGAGTACTGCCGCAAGGGCTACCTCTCGGAGCACCTCCCGGTGATAATAGAGACCTACCGCCCCAAGAGGGACAAGATGGAGGAATGTCTCCAGAAGTACCTGGCCCCTTACGGTGTATCCTGGGTTAAACCCGAGGGAGGGTTCTTCTTCTGGCTCGACATGCCCGGCATCGATTCGAGGGAACTCTTCAAGAAAGCGGTGGAGAAAAAGGTCGCCTTCGTGGTGGGAACCCCCTTCTGCGTGGACGAGGCTGCAGGAATAGACAAGGCGAGGCTCAACTTCACATTCGTACAGCCCGACGTAATAGAGGACGGAATCTCCCGATTGGCCGAGGCCATAGGGGAGATGAAGGCCTAG
- a CDS encoding argininosuccinate synthase gives MEKKGKVVLAYSGGLDTSVAVCWLMERGYDVVTLTADVGQSVNLEEKKAKSLQTGAVAAYVMDLKKQFVQEFVWPALKANGMYQGTYPLSSALSRPLISQQLAWVAKNEGAVAVAHGCTGKGQDQVRFEVAIGALNPELEVLAPVRDWHFSREAEIDYAKDHGIEVGASVQSPYSIDENLWGRAIECGALEDPWNECPEDAFKISVSQEVAPDKPQNVEITFEKGIPVALDGVSMDGVSLILKLREIAGAHGVGRIDMLEDRLVGFKSREVYECPSAITLIAAHRALETMTLSKEVLAEKKRLEASFADLAYTGYWFSPLKEAIDAFVDKTQENVNGTVRVKLFKGMATVTGLKSLSSVYNHDLATYSEEDAFDHSAAVGFIKVWGLPLKTWKQAHKQDPEKNESISVSC, from the coding sequence ATGGAGAAAAAGGGAAAGGTGGTTCTGGCCTACAGCGGAGGGTTGGATACCTCCGTGGCGGTATGTTGGCTGATGGAACGGGGATACGATGTGGTCACCTTGACCGCCGACGTGGGGCAGTCGGTCAATCTGGAGGAGAAAAAGGCCAAGAGCCTCCAGACCGGGGCGGTAGCGGCCTACGTCATGGACCTGAAAAAACAGTTCGTGCAGGAGTTCGTCTGGCCAGCCCTGAAGGCAAATGGGATGTATCAGGGGACCTATCCCCTCAGCTCCGCTCTCTCCAGACCTCTTATCTCCCAGCAGCTTGCCTGGGTTGCGAAGAACGAGGGGGCCGTAGCTGTGGCTCACGGGTGCACCGGAAAGGGACAGGATCAGGTTCGTTTCGAGGTAGCCATAGGGGCTCTGAATCCGGAGTTGGAGGTCCTAGCTCCCGTCAGGGACTGGCATTTTAGCCGCGAGGCGGAGATAGATTATGCCAAGGATCACGGTATAGAGGTCGGGGCCTCGGTCCAGTCTCCCTACAGCATAGACGAGAATCTTTGGGGACGGGCTATCGAGTGCGGCGCCCTGGAGGATCCTTGGAACGAGTGTCCAGAGGATGCCTTTAAGATCTCGGTGTCCCAGGAGGTCGCTCCCGACAAGCCCCAAAACGTGGAGATAACCTTCGAGAAGGGCATTCCCGTGGCACTGGACGGGGTTTCCATGGACGGTGTCTCCCTCATCCTGAAGCTTCGGGAGATTGCCGGAGCCCACGGTGTGGGGCGCATCGACATGCTCGAGGATCGCTTGGTCGGCTTTAAGAGCCGCGAGGTCTACGAGTGTCCATCGGCTATCACCCTTATTGCGGCTCACAGGGCCCTGGAGACGATGACCCTTTCCAAGGAGGTTTTGGCGGAGAAGAAGCGGCTTGAGGCTTCCTTCGCAGATCTCGCCTACACCGGTTACTGGTTCTCCCCTCTGAAAGAGGCAATAGACGCCTTTGTTGACAAAACTCAGGAAAACGTCAACGGCACGGTGAGGGTGAAGCTCTTCAAGGGTATGGCTACAGTGACGGGGCTCAAGTCCCTCAGTTCGGTATACAACCACGATCTGGCGACCTACTCGGAGGAGGATGCCTTCGATCACTCCGCCGCCGTAGGATTCATAAAGGTATGGGGATTGCCTCTCAAAACCTGGAAACAGGCTCATAAGCAGGATCCGGAGAAAAACGAGTCTATTTCCGTCTCCTGCTGA
- a CDS encoding PLP-dependent aminotransferase family protein has product MSDTIQGLLSQSAKGIKPSPIREMFHLIRKPGMISFAGGMPDPDIFPVEQFHQGADILLEEGRDILQYGVTEGYTPLKEFLSRWTAPKMGREPSMDEILITSGSSQVADLLTRATVDRGDYVVCEETSFLGNTINMYNQGANFLTIPCDENGMLVEKISNAVDQARAEGKKVKFIYTIPNFHNPLGCTLSLERRKELVAVAKDKELLILEDDPYGCVRFEGDELPTLYSLDDAGLVLYAGSFSKILAPGTRVAWAIGPKDLIRTMTIFKQGVDTCTSVVAQALVYKYCQSGNLDAFLPKIVSHYRAKRDAMEAAFSKYLPKGEVQYVTPKGGFFYWLTTPNIRAEDLFQRCLEKKVAFVCGAPFFPNGGGEHSFRMCFTFASPEETDRGIKAMGEAMKELLAEKG; this is encoded by the coding sequence ATGTCCGATACGATCCAAGGCCTGTTGAGTCAGTCCGCCAAAGGAATAAAGCCATCGCCCATAAGGGAAATGTTCCATCTGATAAGGAAACCGGGAATGATCTCCTTCGCCGGAGGCATGCCCGACCCCGACATCTTCCCGGTGGAACAGTTCCACCAGGGAGCGGATATTCTACTGGAGGAAGGCCGGGACATCCTCCAGTACGGGGTCACGGAGGGTTACACCCCTCTCAAGGAATTCCTGTCCCGTTGGACCGCTCCAAAGATGGGCAGAGAACCTTCGATGGACGAAATACTCATAACGTCGGGCTCCAGCCAGGTAGCCGACCTCCTCACCAGGGCCACGGTGGACAGAGGAGACTACGTCGTCTGCGAGGAGACCTCGTTCCTGGGCAACACTATAAACATGTACAACCAAGGGGCGAACTTCCTTACCATACCCTGCGACGAGAACGGAATGCTGGTAGAAAAAATCTCCAACGCAGTGGACCAGGCCAGGGCGGAGGGCAAGAAGGTCAAGTTCATCTACACCATACCTAATTTTCACAACCCCCTGGGCTGTACCCTGTCGCTGGAGAGGAGGAAAGAGCTGGTAGCCGTCGCCAAGGACAAGGAACTCTTAATCCTTGAGGACGATCCCTACGGCTGCGTCAGGTTCGAGGGAGACGAACTGCCCACCCTCTACTCCCTCGACGACGCCGGGCTGGTCCTCTACGCCGGGTCGTTCTCCAAGATACTGGCCCCGGGAACCAGGGTAGCCTGGGCGATAGGCCCCAAGGATCTCATAAGGACTATGACCATATTCAAACAGGGCGTGGACACCTGCACCAGCGTGGTAGCTCAAGCGCTGGTCTACAAGTACTGCCAGTCGGGCAACCTCGACGCCTTTTTGCCTAAGATAGTGTCCCACTACAGGGCGAAAAGAGACGCCATGGAGGCGGCTTTTTCAAAGTATCTTCCCAAAGGTGAGGTCCAGTACGTCACCCCCAAGGGAGGCTTCTTCTACTGGCTCACGACCCCCAACATAAGGGCGGAAGACCTATTCCAGAGATGTCTGGAGAAAAAGGTCGCCTTCGTATGCGGCGCTCCGTTTTTCCCCAACGGAGGAGGCGAACACAGCTTCAGGATGTGCTTCACCTTCGCCTCGCCGGAGGAGACCGACCGGGGAATCAAGGCCATGGGAGAGGCCATGAAGGAGCTATTGGCCGAGAAAGGGTAA